In Amycolatopsis sp. FBCC-B4732, the genomic stretch GCCCGCCGTCGTGGTGGGTGAACGTGATGAGCGGGGTGCCGTGCGGGTCGTCGACCAGCACCGCCGCCGGCCGGCCGGCGGCGTCGTGGACGCGGAACACCGTGTGCCCGTCCGGTGTCCGCGTCTCCACCGGGTTGCCCGCCGCGTCCCGCACCAGCACGACGCCGTCGTCGCTCCGCAGTTCCCGCCCGAGCAGGTCGCAAAGGCCACCTTCAAGTTCCTCGCGGGGGCCTTCACGACCGGCGAGCGGGCGGCCGAGCGCGTCGTAGCGGAACTGCTCCGGCGGGGGCGGCCGATCGCCGTCGCGGAACGACCGGCTCGTCCGGCGCAGGAACCCGCGCGCGCAGTACTCGTGGCGCTCGTCGACGACGTCGCCGAGCAGTTCGGCGTGCCGCCGCTCCAGCAGCCGGCCGGCGCCGTCGCGCACCTCGGTCCTCAGCAGCACTTCCGCCTCGCCGGACACCGCGCGCTGCTCGGTCGTGACCCGCGCCGGACCGCGGAGGTCGTAGCGGTACCGGATGGTCGGCAGCTCCGCCGAATCACCCGGCCGGACGACGGTTTCGGGGCGCCCCAACGGGTCGTGGGTCACCGTGGTCACCGCGCCCGCCGGGTCGACGAGCTCGCGCACCCGCGCGGTCCGGACGTCGTGGCGCGTGATCGTCACGTTCCCGAGCGGATCCGTGGCCACCTCGGGGAAGCAGCGGTCGGCCGAATACCGCACTTCGCCGGTGTGCCCGAGCGGGTCGGTCGTGGCGGTGCGCAGCCCGGTGACGGTGTCGAGCCGCCCGTGGAACGTCGTGATCCACCAGCCGTCCTCGCCCGGACGGCGGTGGTAGCCGTGGTGGCGCAGGTCCGGCGGCACCGGGCCGTAGACGTCGGCGACGAGGGCGTCGGTGAGCACCAGCTCCTCCCGCGCGGTGCACAGCCCGTGCGCGCCGGCCCGGCCGTCGGGGTTCTCGTCATAGCGGAACAGCCGGTCGGACAACACCTTCCCGCTACCGTCCACGGTGCGGACCCGCGCGGGCAGTGCCGCGAAGCGGCCGTCGGGGTCGGTCGCGTACGTCGTGCGGGTGTCGCGCACGACGGGCCCGCGGCCGGCCCGCTCGACCGTTTCGACCACCCGGGCCGGGTTCCCGGCGGCGTCGAGGTCGGTCTCGGTCGTGGTGACCGAAACCGGGTCCGGGCGCCGCTCGAACTCGCTCACGACCGAACGCGTCCACTGTGGACGGCGCAGGTGCACCACCCGGCGGTACGGCCGGTCCTGCTCGGGGGAGCCGTCGAGGCCGTAGGTCTCTTCCTTGGCCAGCCGGCCGTCGTCGCCGAACCAGCGCACGGTCCGCAGCGTGGGCGCGTGCTCGTCGCCGAGCTCGTCCTGGACGACCCGGCCGAACACCGGCAGCCGGCAGTCGTGGTAGTCGAACTCGGTCACGCCCACGTGCCCGGTGGCCGTTTCGCGGCGGGAAACGCGCCGGACCACCGGGATCGTTTCCACCGTCGTGTACTCGATTTCGGTGCGCAGCCCGATGCCGTTGTCGATCTCGCTGAGCCGGCCGGTGCGGGGAAGGTCCTCGAACGAGAAGTACGGCACGGTGTCGTCGGCGTCGAGCAGCGAAACGCCACCGCCGGAGCGGGCCTTCGCGGCGAGCTGGACCCGGTGCGGCACCGGGGTTTCCACCTGGGCGTAGGCCAGCCGCAGCACCGGGGCGGCGGCTTCGGCGCCCCGCGCGTCGAACCCGGTCAGCGCCACCGACGTCAGCAGCGAAGCGCCGGTGACGTCGTCGGGGTCGTAGCCGAGGGTCCACCGCCGGACGAGCGGCCGCGGGTCGGTGGGCACCCGCAGGTCGATCCGCGCGCAGCGCAACGCCGTCGTGACGAGGGTGCCGCCGCGGCCCCAGCGCAGCACGTCCGGCCGCGGCTCGTACGCGAAGTCCACTTCGTACGGTCCGTAGCCGACGCGGGCGAGGTAGGCCTGGCCGCTGTGGTGGGCCCAGCCGAACGTCGCCGTCGTGCCCAGCGCGTCCTCGGTCCGGTCGAGGTACCAGCCGTCGCCGCCGGCCGGGCCGAGGAAGTGCCGGGTGCCCGACCGGGTGGTCAGCACGAAGCCGTCGCCCTGGCGGGTGAGCCGGCCCGCCGTCCCGGACCGCGCGTGGCCGTCGGTCTTGCGCACGTGCGGCAGCGGCAGCGCGAACCCGCCGCCGAACGGGCCGTTGGGCGCGCCGGTCGTGTAGCGCAGCGCCAGCGCCGGGGCGCTGCCGCCGGGACCGGGCGGCAGGTCGAGCGGCACCGCGAACCGCCCGCCGCCGGTGGCCGGGTCCGGGGTGAACGTCCCGCCCCCACCCCGGACCGGTGCCGGCGCGGTCGCCTCCCGCGTGCTCGACCGGAGCACAACCATGGTGATCTCCCCGCATGGATCCGTGACTTCCGCAGGGCCAAGTGGGTGAGCCGGGCGCGCCAGATACGTCGTCACCCGTTTGCCGTCGTCGTTACCCATTCGAGATCTCCGTGTCGTATCCCAGTGGCGGCCCACGGGTCTTTCCCGGGTGCCATCAGTGATCAATGGCGGAGGGTGGACCCGATGGTCGTCAAGTTCGTCCGGGACGAGGGCGCGGAAGTTGCGGCGGAGGACGCGAGCACGCTGAACGAGCTCCCGACCCCGCCGAGGCAATTGCTCGACCGGCACGGCGCACGCGTGCTGGACCCGGCGACCGCGGTCGTCGCCGCCGGGCAGCCGGTGCCGCGCACGACGGTGTACCGGCCCGGCACGTTCCTCCTGCCCAACCGGTACCTGCGCGACCCGGAGGCGCTGGCCGCGATCAACCGCGTGCTCGCGCGCATCGGCATCTACGCGACCCCGGCCGACGGCGGCGGTGACGACCAGGGGTACGGCCGCGTCCGGGAGCTCGCCGACGTGCCCGTCCGCGCGCTGCTGCGGGTCCGCGAGGACTCCGACCCGGTCGTCGTCGACTGCTGGAAGGCGCTGCAGCTGCTGCGGGCCGCGGCTTCGGGCGAGAAGCCCGAAATCGACCCCGAAATCGTCAAGGAGATGTCCGTCGAGCACCTGCTCTTCACGTCGCCGGTGTTCGGCGGGGTGCCGTGGGAGACCAGCGGCCTCGGCGGCACGCCCTGGGAGACCAGCGGGTTCGGCGCGGGCAGCTCGTACGGGCGCACCCACGGCGCGAACCGGATCCCGGTGACGCTGGCCGCCGAACCGCCGTACCGCAGCCGCAAGCCCGCGCACCGGCGGCCGGTGATCGCCGTGCTCGACACCGGCATCGGCCCGCACCCGTGGTTCGGGCTGGCCGACCGCTCCGGGCCGCCGTCGCCCGGCTCCGGGCTCGCCGTCGCACCCGACATCCAGGCCGCGATCCTGCAGGCCGAGGTCGACTCCGGGAGCACCCTGCCGACCCAGCTGCTCGCCGACTACTGGGACGCGCCGACGACCGGCCAGCCGCTGATCGGCGACATCGACACCGACACCGGGCACGGCCTGTTCATCGCCGGCATCATCCGGCAGGCCTGCCCCGAAGCCGACACGCTCGCGATCCGCGTCGTGCACAGCGACGGCGTCGCGTACGAGGGCGACGTGCTGCTCGCGCTGCACCTGCTCGCCGACCGCGTCCGGAACGCGCAGGCGGACAACCGGCCCGAGGACCTGGTCGACATCGTCTCGATCTCGATGGGCTACTACGTCGAGGACCCGGCGGACGTCGCGTTCACCGGCCAGTTCGGCTCGGTCATCGCCGAGCTGCTCGGGCTCGGCGTGCTGGTCGTCGCGGCCGCGGGCAACGACGCCACGACCCGCCGCTTCTACCCGGCCGCCTTCGCCGACCAGCCGCTCGGGCCCGGCTGCGGCCCGCAGGTGATCAGCGTCGGCGCGCTCAACCCCGACGTCACCACCAGCAAGGCGCTGTTCTCGAACGAAGGCCCGTGGGTGCGCTGCTGGGCGACCGGCGCCGGCGTCGTCAGCACCTACCCGACCGACGTCCGCGGCACCGCGGCCGCCGACCACCAGGTGCCCGAGCTCGGCCGCAACTCCTTCGACCCCGACGACTACAGCGCCGGCTTCGCGGTCTGGGACGGCACGTCGTTCGCCGCGCCGCTCGCCGCCGCCGAGATCGGCAATGCCCTGCTGCACCACGCCGGAGACCTGGCCACGGTCGACCGCGAAACGGTCGTCAAGCGGGCCTGGTCCGCGCTGGGTTCGCTGTGAACGTGGCCAAAACGGACCACAGCCGGGTGGCGGCACTGTTCGACGCAGCGCGGGAGGGCGACCGCGCGGCGCTGGACGAACTGGTTTCCCTGCTCACGCCCCTGCTCTGGCAGGTGGCGCGCGATCAGGGGTTGGACGCCGACCAGGCGGGCGACGTCGTGCAGACGACGTGGCTGCGCCTGCTCGGCTCGTTCACGGAGATTCGCTCGCCGGTCGCGCTGACCGGCTGGCTGATCACCGTGACCAAACGGGAGGCCTGGCGGACTGGGGAAAAGCGCCAGGTCGAACGGCCGCTTCCGGAGCTGCCGGAGCGGCTGACCGGAGCGGCACCGGCACCCGAGGAGGGGGTGCTGCGTGAAGACCAGCGCGTGCGGCTTTGGCGCGCGGTCGACAACCTGCCCGAACGCTGCCGCAGCCTGCTGCGGATCGTGGCGTTCGTGCACCGGCCGGACTACGCCGAAGTCGGCGCCCGGCTGGGAATGCCGAGGGGGAGTATCGGCCCGACCA encodes the following:
- a CDS encoding sigma-70 family RNA polymerase sigma factor, translating into MNVAKTDHSRVAALFDAAREGDRAALDELVSLLTPLLWQVARDQGLDADQAGDVVQTTWLRLLGSFTEIRSPVALTGWLITVTKREAWRTGEKRQVERPLPELPERLTGAAPAPEEGVLREDQRVRLWRAVDNLPERCRSLLRIVAFVHRPDYAEVGARLGMPRGSIGPTRGRCLARLREQLLANGEGDWL
- a CDS encoding RHS repeat domain-containing protein, producing the protein MVVLRSSTREATAPAPVRGGGGTFTPDPATGGGRFAVPLDLPPGPGGSAPALALRYTTGAPNGPFGGGFALPLPHVRKTDGHARSGTAGRLTRQGDGFVLTTRSGTRHFLGPAGGDGWYLDRTEDALGTTATFGWAHHSGQAYLARVGYGPYEVDFAYEPRPDVLRWGRGGTLVTTALRCARIDLRVPTDPRPLVRRWTLGYDPDDVTGASLLTSVALTGFDARGAEAAAPVLRLAYAQVETPVPHRVQLAAKARSGGGVSLLDADDTVPYFSFEDLPRTGRLSEIDNGIGLRTEIEYTTVETIPVVRRVSRRETATGHVGVTEFDYHDCRLPVFGRVVQDELGDEHAPTLRTVRWFGDDGRLAKEETYGLDGSPEQDRPYRRVVHLRRPQWTRSVVSEFERRPDPVSVTTTETDLDAAGNPARVVETVERAGRGPVVRDTRTTYATDPDGRFAALPARVRTVDGSGKVLSDRLFRYDENPDGRAGAHGLCTAREELVLTDALVADVYGPVPPDLRHHGYHRRPGEDGWWITTFHGRLDTVTGLRTATTDPLGHTGEVRYSADRCFPEVATDPLGNVTITRHDVRTARVRELVDPAGAVTTVTHDPLGRPETVVRPGDSAELPTIRYRYDLRGPARVTTEQRAVSGEAEVLLRTEVRDGAGRLLERRHAELLGDVVDERHEYCARGFLRRTSRSFRDGDRPPPPEQFRYDALGRPLAGREGPREELEGGLCDLLGRELRSDDGVVLVRDAAGNPVETRTPDGHTVFRVHDAAGRPAAVLVDDPHGTPLITFTHHDGGLPVPLGAGPHSCGRLVRVADESGVTLFGYDALGNPAEKRWRPAHVAVEYRLDVTRRADGRPAKVVYPDAGDGRLTVHHQYDEVGRLVSVPGFVDAVHYDLRGHRTAVHYANGVSEAWTGTSHVVSGPGATWTRELGPAPDPQPLCGTEIRDAFDHLRGVHGDDGVNALYGYDHTGRRVRTLVTDGTRIHEVLTPDELYAIEDGELVAVVAGAVRRHANGRHRYLHFDGAAGVALVTDENGAVVTDL
- a CDS encoding S8 family serine peptidase; the encoded protein is MVVKFVRDEGAEVAAEDASTLNELPTPPRQLLDRHGARVLDPATAVVAAGQPVPRTTVYRPGTFLLPNRYLRDPEALAAINRVLARIGIYATPADGGGDDQGYGRVRELADVPVRALLRVREDSDPVVVDCWKALQLLRAAASGEKPEIDPEIVKEMSVEHLLFTSPVFGGVPWETSGLGGTPWETSGFGAGSSYGRTHGANRIPVTLAAEPPYRSRKPAHRRPVIAVLDTGIGPHPWFGLADRSGPPSPGSGLAVAPDIQAAILQAEVDSGSTLPTQLLADYWDAPTTGQPLIGDIDTDTGHGLFIAGIIRQACPEADTLAIRVVHSDGVAYEGDVLLALHLLADRVRNAQADNRPEDLVDIVSISMGYYVEDPADVAFTGQFGSVIAELLGLGVLVVAAAGNDATTRRFYPAAFADQPLGPGCGPQVISVGALNPDVTTSKALFSNEGPWVRCWATGAGVVSTYPTDVRGTAAADHQVPELGRNSFDPDDYSAGFAVWDGTSFAAPLAAAEIGNALLHHAGDLATVDRETVVKRAWSALGSL